One Bacteroidota bacterium genomic region harbors:
- a CDS encoding PAS domain-containing protein, giving the protein MAHPSPVRAALPLWGLALVLLVAVAAVLVAMQWSTATDQQAAVLGDEAALFLAGVESGAPSLGDMAERYFEGPGSDSTFAHTPSLFVVDRNGEPQLIYRPPADGVRAGAEEGIDWQMHLAAAETNPVQTVTLPDDPYMVAIHAARNGRAYLALVAPAVSNGRSFLLLLAGGVVGTAWLLLGFALWVSMRAAQQRPLEQLARITRKLGAQIEADADSKALKAMEAEVKDDIGEVAEPLFLMANSVGGLRAQLDEARAHLNALFQVHTSYVLLVTLDGTIVDANPAFYAVTGLPQEAVRGCTSDVLDEIMPMEPVLKLAQRSQSEGAAFADIDYAIRSLEDATRPVKLSLLAVRSDGRPAVLVVASDKMKERTLERQIESFSDSLDLMVDKRMEELTNGQQRVDELVAATGAVLMAFDRAGGTRRWNEAAAKLTGCELAQVSHLDDVPAALGLDEEDTSVFSAWLFGNAAEACVVTVHARASDPKLYAWHRARVDEGALEERRVLVGVALPPFEEPEEAPPPAAESEEASLPASEPEEEVVPAEPEGAALSLDELDPEPDPFELVAEAQALAQEHIAVLRAELGAPLDTLRTYTLRLHSNTDPLSREAETCLQMIDGASQMIENIMTRATVLPDDTASLPESASALRAKPSRLAGFGDGADFLSGDDFAPLGDDPMHDESEASTFEST; this is encoded by the coding sequence CTCGCCCTGGTGCTGCTTGTCGCAGTGGCAGCGGTGCTCGTGGCGATGCAGTGGAGCACGGCCACGGACCAGCAGGCAGCGGTGCTCGGCGATGAAGCGGCGCTCTTCCTCGCGGGCGTCGAGAGCGGCGCCCCCTCGCTGGGCGACATGGCGGAGCGCTACTTCGAAGGGCCTGGCAGCGATTCGACGTTCGCCCACACGCCGTCGCTGTTCGTCGTCGATCGCAACGGCGAGCCCCAGCTGATCTACCGCCCCCCGGCCGACGGCGTGCGTGCCGGAGCCGAAGAGGGCATCGACTGGCAGATGCACCTGGCGGCGGCGGAGACAAACCCGGTGCAGACGGTCACGCTGCCCGATGATCCGTACATGGTGGCGATCCACGCGGCACGCAACGGCCGCGCCTACCTCGCCCTCGTAGCCCCGGCGGTGTCCAACGGCCGCTCGTTTCTGCTCCTCCTCGCTGGCGGCGTGGTCGGGACGGCTTGGCTGTTGCTCGGGTTCGCGCTGTGGGTATCAATGCGGGCTGCGCAACAGCGGCCGCTGGAGCAACTGGCCCGCATCACGCGCAAGCTCGGCGCTCAGATCGAGGCCGACGCCGATAGCAAGGCGCTCAAGGCCATGGAGGCCGAGGTCAAGGACGACATAGGCGAGGTCGCCGAGCCGCTGTTCCTCATGGCGAACTCCGTCGGCGGGCTGCGCGCCCAGCTCGACGAAGCGCGCGCGCACCTCAATGCACTCTTTCAGGTCCACACCAGCTACGTCTTGCTCGTCACCCTCGACGGTACCATCGTGGACGCCAACCCCGCCTTCTACGCGGTTACGGGCTTGCCCCAGGAGGCCGTACGTGGCTGCACGTCGGACGTGCTGGACGAGATCATGCCGATGGAGCCCGTCCTAAAGCTGGCCCAGCGCAGCCAGAGCGAGGGGGCGGCCTTCGCCGACATCGACTACGCGATCCGCAGCCTGGAAGACGCCACACGCCCGGTCAAGCTGTCGCTGCTCGCCGTGCGCTCAGATGGCCGCCCGGCCGTCCTCGTCGTGGCCTCCGACAAGATGAAAGAGCGCACGCTGGAGCGTCAGATCGAGTCGTTCTCCGACTCGCTCGACTTGATGGTGGACAAGCGCATGGAGGAACTGACCAACGGCCAGCAGCGCGTCGACGAGTTGGTGGCGGCGACGGGTGCCGTGCTGATGGCGTTCGACCGGGCTGGCGGGACGCGTCGCTGGAACGAGGCGGCGGCCAAGCTCACGGGGTGCGAGCTCGCGCAGGTGTCACACCTGGACGACGTGCCCGCGGCGCTGGGCCTCGACGAGGAAGACACCTCGGTCTTCTCAGCGTGGCTCTTTGGCAACGCTGCCGAGGCCTGCGTGGTCACGGTGCATGCCCGTGCGAGCGACCCCAAGCTATACGCCTGGCACCGGGCTCGCGTGGACGAGGGCGCCCTAGAGGAGCGCCGGGTCCTGGTCGGGGTCGCCTTGCCGCCGTTTGAGGAGCCTGAGGAGGCCCCGCCGCCCGCCGCGGAATCCGAGGAGGCCTCGCTGCCAGCCTCAGAACCCGAGGAGGAAGTGGTGCCCGCCGAGCCCGAGGGGGCGGCGCTATCCCTCGACGAGCTAGACCCCGAGCCCGATCCCTTCGAATTGGTTGCCGAGGCCCAGGCCCTGGCGCAAGAGCACATCGCCGTTCTCCGCGCCGAACTCGGCGCGCCGCTCGACACGCTGCGGACCTACACGCTGCGGCTGCACAGCAACACGGACCCCCTCTCGCGCGAGGCCGAGACGTGCCTCCAGATGATCGACGGGGCCTCCCAGATGATCGAGAACATCATGACCCGTGCGACCGTGCTGCCCGATGACACCGCGTCGTTGCCGGAGTCCGCCTCCGCGCTCAGGGCCAAGCCTTCGCGCCTCGCCGGGTTCGGCGATGGCGCCGACTTCCTCTCGGGCGACGACTTTGCCCCGCTCGGCGACGACCCCATGCACGACGAATCCGAAGCGTCCACCTTTGAGTCCACCTAG
- a CDS encoding histidine kinase dimerization/phospho-acceptor domain-containing protein has protein sequence MSLLPSDVANGHATVLFIDADDDVMQPVKRWLRHTLPAAHITHCRSFADAQDYLGAAAVDLILASGVLPDATSLDVLRYVREHCIAAPVVVQAMVLPDGTHAALLDAGAVDVACTPEPADRIAHLRRVFGLAEDGDLPLAAASGEINHLRGLLRALCTEVGTVTHDINNPMTTISGNAQFVKELGGMMDLDPMIATAIEHIAEASQQLTNELDKLNRLKQHLRQHVGHEAALPN, from the coding sequence ATGTCCTTGCTACCCTCTGATGTCGCCAACGGCCATGCCACAGTTCTCTTCATCGACGCCGACGACGACGTGATGCAGCCTGTCAAGCGGTGGCTTCGCCACACGCTTCCGGCTGCGCACATCACGCACTGCCGCTCCTTCGCAGACGCGCAGGACTACCTCGGTGCCGCGGCGGTTGACCTGATCCTGGCCAGCGGGGTGCTGCCGGATGCAACCAGCCTGGACGTGCTTCGATACGTGCGCGAACACTGCATCGCAGCCCCCGTCGTCGTGCAAGCGATGGTGCTGCCGGATGGCACGCATGCGGCGCTTCTCGATGCGGGCGCCGTCGATGTGGCCTGCACGCCCGAGCCTGCCGACCGCATCGCGCACCTCCGCCGGGTCTTCGGACTCGCCGAGGATGGCGATCTGCCCCTCGCGGCCGCCAGTGGTGAGATCAACCACTTGCGCGGGCTGCTCCGTGCGCTCTGCACTGAGGTGGGCACCGTGACGCACGACATCAACAACCCGATGACCACCATCTCTGGCAACGCCCAGTTCGTCAAAGAACTCGGAGGTATGATGGATCTGGATCCGATGATCGCCACCGCCATCGAGCACATTGCTGAAGCCAGCCAGCAACTGACCAACGAGCTCGACAAGCTGAACCGGCTCAAGCAGCACCTGCGCCAGCACGTCGGGCATGAGGCTGCGCTGCCCAACTAG
- the porU gene encoding type IX secretion system sortase PorU translates to MSRPAMDATAEDAAGRTLEFPEAYRTQPPVVRVAPRVTLVAATASSATYEMTVTWAASLADRAARLTSPDLLLANAAGGWRDASASLPLPTSRSPRVDVLAADFDEVTLPTGADLERWGGLTLDLARVHAIGMERKQPTGTLSVGVLRADPEAGVLRRYRRVVVRVTYATAFAAGRTAETDLASPLARTAFARTSLHVAVERSALADGSWFKLAVAREGIYRVDADYVSSLGLEPGSVRVDQLQVYSNGGEPLPALNSDPRTADLAQNAAWTQGGPTFADGGALYFFAEAPNGWRYDTTETDWEHYVNPFTVTTAYFLRVGSDSGQRVATAPFPGFASPQRRTQFVDRLFVEEDVFMAESSGGGSGLDWLGQDVVAARPLRSVLDTTIAGRLAGPVRFEALTATRANPRAEIQLERDGTVLASASPSVVQLNSPTLAYARLSRLSFEQDLPAGEALQLDLRLIGTQNNPTAYLNWLRAFAPRQLQAQDGYLRFHTPGGELGRFEFVLSGFSGAPQVWDITEPDAIRALGTQAEGGSYLVQVEVTDLTAPRELVAFVPTSGRIAQPPAGQAVANQNLHGLTGFPDFIIVTHADFLPAAQTLADYRRDRDGLRVLVVDVEQVYNEFSGGHVDMRAARDFMKFLYDRAETPGQLPDYLLLFGDGHYDFRGIQAGRRDDGGVVDNYVPMFESDESLVLEQSYTSDDYFGLLDDDEGEWPYISLAAVSNERVDVGIGRFPVRTLAEAEAMVAKVQRYEDPANFGPWRTRYTFLSDDNNPSPRDADLHLQNIDVVAVNAVQPAAPYMNQQKVYTLSYTPEVTAVGRRYPQASADAVRAINEGTLVWNYAGHGGIERLADESLLDREAIAGLTNVGRPTVCITATCSFGRMDMIDNQSAAERMFLLPEGGGIAMLTTLRVVFTSASLETLNTALNLRLNEALFVREADGRPRRLGDIVRTTKNTDDGAESNNRKFALLGDPTLRIGLPTRTVRLTSVNGQPVSEGAPPELRALERTEVEGEVLTAAGTVDAAFEGEVEVTVFDAARRVAVPEEAQRFQAGGEFEVRNDRLFQGRASVSQGRFRVAFVVPRDVSYSGAPARIAVYARSATLDGAGATEDVVISTTAGAGSSDTAGPRMTLRFATEADLSGEPSSDEVPQASFVDGGLVGPEPTLVVRLEDETGINTVGSGVGHQLLLTLDGDAAGAIDIGSSFEGDLNDASSGTIRFILPEQAEGPHTLTVRAWDVANNSTEATLSYVVAGDEDLVIQNVLNYPNPTPGPTDFVFEHNQPPGTPARVQLRIYTLAGRPIATLDDVATLPSGTLEGNLVRIPWQGLDDDFDRLASGVYLYRLRVEVERAEGERQIAERIERLAIIR, encoded by the coding sequence ATGTCGCGGCCGGCTATGGACGCTACGGCGGAGGATGCAGCGGGCCGCACGCTGGAATTCCCTGAGGCATACCGGACCCAGCCGCCGGTGGTCCGCGTGGCCCCCCGTGTCACGCTTGTAGCTGCGACGGCGAGCAGTGCGACGTACGAGATGACCGTGACCTGGGCGGCGTCGCTGGCTGACCGCGCCGCGCGCCTCACGAGCCCGGATCTGCTGCTCGCCAATGCTGCAGGCGGCTGGCGCGACGCTTCCGCGAGTCTCCCGCTGCCCACGTCCCGCTCGCCGCGTGTGGACGTGCTCGCCGCCGACTTCGACGAGGTGACGCTGCCGACCGGAGCAGATCTGGAGCGCTGGGGTGGGCTGACGCTCGACCTTGCCCGGGTGCACGCCATCGGTATGGAACGCAAGCAGCCGACCGGGACGCTCAGCGTGGGCGTGTTGCGTGCGGACCCCGAAGCAGGCGTGCTGCGCCGCTACCGGCGTGTCGTCGTGCGTGTGACGTACGCCACGGCGTTCGCGGCGGGACGGACGGCGGAGACCGACCTGGCGAGCCCGCTGGCACGCACCGCGTTCGCCCGAACCTCGCTGCACGTCGCCGTCGAACGAAGCGCGCTTGCCGACGGAAGCTGGTTCAAACTGGCCGTCGCCCGCGAGGGCATCTACCGGGTTGATGCCGACTATGTGAGTAGCCTCGGCCTGGAGCCCGGCAGCGTGCGCGTCGACCAACTCCAGGTCTACAGCAACGGGGGCGAGCCGCTGCCCGCCCTCAACAGCGATCCACGCACCGCCGACCTCGCCCAGAACGCAGCCTGGACGCAAGGCGGCCCGACCTTCGCCGACGGCGGTGCGCTCTACTTCTTCGCCGAGGCGCCCAACGGCTGGCGCTACGACACGACCGAGACCGACTGGGAGCACTACGTCAACCCGTTCACCGTCACGACGGCGTACTTCCTCCGCGTGGGGTCCGACAGCGGCCAGCGCGTGGCCACGGCGCCGTTCCCCGGCTTCGCGAGCCCGCAGCGTCGGACGCAGTTCGTCGATCGCCTGTTCGTCGAAGAGGACGTGTTCATGGCGGAGTCCAGCGGTGGCGGCTCCGGCCTCGACTGGCTCGGGCAGGACGTAGTGGCGGCCCGCCCCCTGCGGAGCGTGCTCGACACGACGATCGCCGGTCGCCTCGCCGGGCCTGTGCGCTTCGAAGCGCTCACGGCGACGCGCGCCAACCCGCGCGCCGAGATCCAACTGGAACGCGACGGGACCGTGCTGGCCTCGGCAAGCCCATCAGTCGTTCAGCTGAACTCGCCAACGCTCGCGTACGCCCGGCTGTCCCGCCTCTCGTTCGAGCAAGACCTCCCGGCTGGGGAGGCGCTCCAACTGGATCTCCGGTTGATCGGCACGCAGAACAACCCCACCGCCTACCTCAACTGGCTCCGGGCCTTCGCGCCGCGTCAACTGCAGGCACAGGACGGGTACCTCCGTTTCCACACCCCAGGGGGCGAACTGGGCCGCTTCGAGTTTGTCCTGAGCGGGTTCTCCGGCGCGCCGCAGGTGTGGGACATCACCGAGCCGGACGCCATCCGGGCGCTGGGAACGCAGGCGGAGGGCGGTAGCTATCTGGTGCAGGTCGAGGTGACCGACCTGACGGCGCCGCGCGAACTCGTCGCGTTTGTGCCGACGAGCGGACGCATCGCGCAGCCGCCCGCGGGGCAGGCCGTCGCCAACCAGAACCTGCATGGCCTCACCGGCTTCCCCGACTTCATCATCGTCACCCACGCCGACTTTCTCCCGGCAGCGCAGACCCTCGCCGACTACCGCCGGGACCGAGACGGGCTCCGCGTGCTCGTCGTCGATGTTGAGCAGGTCTACAACGAGTTCTCAGGTGGCCACGTGGACATGCGCGCCGCGCGGGACTTCATGAAGTTCCTCTACGACCGAGCCGAGACGCCCGGGCAGTTGCCCGACTACCTCCTGCTTTTCGGGGACGGGCACTACGACTTCCGCGGCATCCAGGCCGGGCGCCGCGACGACGGCGGTGTGGTGGACAACTACGTCCCGATGTTCGAGTCGGACGAGTCACTTGTGCTAGAGCAGTCCTATACCTCGGACGATTACTTCGGCCTGCTTGACGATGACGAAGGCGAGTGGCCCTACATCAGCCTCGCCGCCGTGAGCAACGAGCGTGTGGACGTGGGCATCGGTCGCTTTCCCGTGCGCACGCTGGCCGAGGCCGAGGCGATGGTCGCCAAGGTCCAGCGCTACGAGGACCCCGCCAACTTTGGCCCCTGGCGTACCCGCTACACCTTCCTCTCGGACGACAACAATCCGTCCCCGCGCGACGCCGATCTCCACCTCCAGAACATCGACGTGGTGGCCGTCAATGCCGTCCAGCCGGCAGCGCCCTACATGAACCAGCAGAAGGTCTACACCCTCTCCTACACGCCGGAGGTGACGGCCGTGGGACGCCGCTATCCGCAGGCCAGCGCCGACGCGGTGCGCGCCATCAACGAGGGAACGCTCGTCTGGAACTACGCCGGCCACGGCGGCATCGAGCGGCTCGCCGACGAGAGCCTGCTCGACCGCGAGGCAATCGCTGGGCTGACCAACGTCGGCCGCCCCACCGTCTGCATCACGGCGACGTGCTCCTTCGGACGCATGGACATGATCGACAACCAGAGCGCCGCCGAGCGGATGTTCCTCCTGCCCGAGGGCGGAGGGATCGCCATGCTGACGACGCTCCGGGTGGTGTTCACGTCGGCGTCGCTCGAAACGCTCAACACGGCGCTCAACCTGCGGCTCAACGAGGCGCTCTTTGTGCGCGAGGCAGACGGCCGCCCGCGCCGCCTCGGGGACATCGTGCGGACGACCAAAAACACCGACGACGGGGCCGAATCTAACAACCGCAAGTTCGCCCTGCTCGGCGACCCGACGTTGCGGATCGGCCTGCCGACGCGCACGGTGCGGCTGACCTCCGTCAACGGGCAGCCAGTCAGTGAGGGCGCACCGCCCGAGTTGCGCGCGCTCGAACGCACCGAGGTCGAGGGCGAAGTGCTCACGGCCGCCGGCACCGTCGACGCTGCGTTCGAGGGCGAGGTCGAGGTCACCGTCTTCGACGCTGCGCGGCGGGTCGCCGTCCCTGAGGAGGCACAGCGCTTCCAGGCGGGCGGCGAGTTCGAGGTGCGCAACGACCGGCTCTTCCAGGGCCGCGCGAGCGTGAGCCAAGGCCGCTTCCGCGTCGCCTTCGTGGTGCCGCGGGACGTGTCGTACTCGGGAGCACCAGCGCGCATCGCGGTGTACGCCCGCTCGGCCACCTTGGACGGGGCAGGGGCGACGGAAGACGTGGTCATCAGCACCACTGCTGGGGCGGGGAGCAGCGACACCGCCGGCCCGCGCATGACGCTCCGCTTCGCTACGGAGGCTGACCTCAGCGGCGAACCAAGTTCGGACGAGGTGCCCCAGGCTTCCTTCGTCGACGGCGGCCTGGTCGGTCCGGAGCCCACGCTCGTCGTGCGCCTGGAAGACGAGACGGGCATCAACACAGTGGGCTCCGGCGTGGGCCACCAACTGCTGCTCACCCTCGACGGCGACGCTGCGGGGGCCATCGACATCGGCTCATCCTTCGAGGGCGACCTCAACGATGCGAGCAGCGGCACTATCCGCTTCATCCTGCCGGAGCAGGCCGAGGGCCCGCATACCCTCACGGTCCGCGCCTGGGACGTAGCCAACAACTCCACGGAGGCGACGCTGTCCTACGTCGTGGCCGGCGACGAGGACCTGGTGATCCAGAACGTGCTCAACTACCCCAATCCGACACCGGGCCCGACCGACTTCGTCTTCGAGCACAATCAGCCGCCGGGCACGCCGGCCCGGGTGCAACTCCGCATCTACACGCTGGCTGGCCGGCCGATCGCCACCCTCGATGACGTGGCCACGCTTCCGTCCGGTACGCTCGAAGGCAACCTCGTTCGCATCCCCTGGCAGGGCCTCGACGACGACTTCGACCGGCTCGCGAGCGGCGTCTACCTCTACCGCCTCCGCGTCGAAGTAGAGCGCGCCGAGGGCGAGCGGCAAATCGCCGAGCGTATCGAGCGGCTCGCCATCATACGCTAA
- a CDS encoding PorV/PorQ family protein — protein MSRFLRSCLALAALVALALPVHAQVGGAAVVFLQIEPDSRAAGMGNAGVGLADNASAVFWNPAGLAFQDGIEASMTVSQWLPSLQADLYYYYLSGKYAIDGIGTFGAHITYLDLGEQEYRGQNNEDLGVFSAGELAVGLSYGGRVTENFALGGGVRFIYSNLTDGATLVGGQQTNAGVSVGFDFSGLWRAPSFNLGSVVMEPNLGFNLANMGPTIQYVDGEQRDPIPTNLRFGGAMTAFLDDFNRVSLALDFTKTLIDFEDSVDDNGNPTREPKSFMTSIFSAWQPISVDLNPNDNESGENPVSEADEYSCGLDSSCRELGVLEQLTIGLGLEYWYDDLFAVRAGYFYENPYNGNREYLTFGAGIRYQIIGVDLSYIYAVEENSPLSDTIRFSLLLNVLN, from the coding sequence ATGTCTCGTTTCCTTCGCTCCTGCCTCGCGCTGGCGGCTCTGGTTGCGCTCGCGCTGCCGGTCCATGCTCAGGTGGGTGGAGCCGCCGTCGTCTTCCTTCAGATCGAGCCGGACAGCCGCGCGGCTGGGATGGGCAACGCGGGTGTCGGTCTGGCCGACAACGCCAGCGCGGTCTTCTGGAACCCGGCAGGCCTCGCCTTCCAGGACGGCATCGAAGCCTCGATGACCGTCTCGCAGTGGCTCCCCTCGCTTCAGGCCGACCTCTACTACTACTACCTCTCCGGGAAGTACGCGATCGACGGCATCGGCACCTTCGGCGCGCACATCACCTACCTGGACCTCGGCGAGCAAGAGTACCGGGGCCAGAACAACGAGGACCTCGGCGTCTTCTCCGCAGGCGAACTGGCCGTGGGCCTCTCCTACGGCGGACGTGTTACGGAGAACTTTGCCCTCGGCGGTGGGGTGCGGTTCATCTACTCGAATCTCACCGACGGCGCGACCCTCGTGGGCGGTCAGCAGACCAACGCGGGCGTCTCCGTGGGCTTCGACTTCTCCGGCCTGTGGCGTGCGCCTAGCTTCAACCTTGGCAGCGTGGTCATGGAGCCCAACCTCGGCTTCAACCTCGCCAACATGGGGCCGACCATCCAATACGTCGACGGCGAGCAGCGCGACCCGATCCCGACTAACCTCCGCTTCGGCGGCGCGATGACGGCCTTCCTTGACGACTTCAACCGCGTCAGCCTCGCCCTCGACTTCACCAAGACGCTCATCGACTTCGAGGACTCGGTTGACGACAACGGCAACCCGACGCGGGAGCCGAAGTCGTTCATGACCTCCATCTTCAGCGCCTGGCAGCCGATCTCGGTCGACCTCAACCCGAACGATAACGAGTCTGGCGAGAACCCCGTGAGCGAAGCCGACGAGTACAGTTGCGGTCTCGATTCGTCGTGCCGCGAACTCGGTGTGCTGGAGCAGCTCACCATCGGCCTCGGCCTGGAGTACTGGTACGACGACCTCTTCGCGGTCCGCGCCGGTTACTTCTACGAGAACCCGTACAACGGCAACCGCGAGTACCTCACCTTTGGCGCGGGCATCCGCTACCAGATCATCGGCGTCGACCTGTCCTACATCTACGCCGTGGAGGAGAACTCGCCGCTCTCCGACACCATCCGCTTCTCGCTGCTGCTCAACGTGCTCAACTAG
- a CDS encoding cob(I)yrinic acid a,c-diamide adenosyltransferase has protein sequence MKVYTRTGDDGTTALFGGERVAKTHPRIDAYGTVDETNACLGLARAHLKSMVSLGSTIYQGDGFSEADFAHADSLLDRVQHDLFVLGGDLASPHDTKYPVPRMTLDHTAALEAEIDRLDEDLPPLKHFILPGGSAAAAALHVARTTCRRAERLTVDLAHLEPIAEACPRYLNRLSDLLFTLARWVNHRAGITEPIWAPVER, from the coding sequence ATGAAAGTCTACACCCGCACTGGCGACGACGGTACCACCGCCCTCTTCGGCGGCGAGCGCGTCGCCAAAACCCACCCCCGCATCGACGCCTACGGCACCGTGGACGAGACAAACGCTTGCCTCGGCCTCGCCCGCGCCCACCTCAAGTCGATGGTGTCGCTCGGCTCGACGATCTACCAAGGCGACGGCTTCTCCGAGGCAGACTTCGCACACGCCGACAGCCTCCTCGACCGCGTCCAGCACGACCTGTTCGTCCTCGGCGGCGACCTTGCTTCGCCGCACGACACAAAGTATCCGGTCCCGCGCATGACGCTGGACCACACTGCCGCGCTCGAAGCCGAGATCGACCGGCTCGACGAGGACCTGCCCCCGCTTAAGCATTTTATCCTGCCGGGCGGGAGTGCCGCCGCCGCCGCGCTGCACGTTGCACGGACCACGTGCCGCCGCGCCGAGCGCCTGACCGTAGACCTCGCCCACCTGGAGCCCATCGCAGAGGCTTGCCCGCGCTACCTCAACCGGCTCTCCGACCTCCTCTTCACGCTCGCCCGCTGGGTCAACCACCGCGCGGGCATCACGGAGCCTATCTGGGCCCCCGTTGAACGCTGA
- a CDS encoding ABC transporter ATP-binding protein produces MPPASPALPPRYAASDLRVDLAGRRVLDGLSFRIEPGTVTALVGRNGSGKTTLLRTLAGLLPYDGTLALDGTPLRTWADHDRAQTLAYVRQRSSLAFDLTVREFVALGRMPHRSWLASPSATDRAAVADALATTQLTDLAGRSARTLSGGEHRRLLLAQALAQDTPTLLLDEPTAHLDLRHQLDLAGLLQRLHADGRTLVAALHELDLAARLADQIILLHAGRLVDAGPPADVLTPAHIAEVFGVTATVTASPDGLDFRYDLDSGHNLM; encoded by the coding sequence CTCGCCGGGCGACGGGTGCTGGACGGGCTTTCCTTTCGCATCGAACCGGGCACAGTGACGGCACTCGTGGGGCGGAACGGGAGCGGCAAGACGACGCTGCTGCGGACGCTCGCCGGCCTCCTCCCCTACGACGGCACCCTCGCGCTCGACGGCACACCGCTTCGCACGTGGGCTGACCACGACCGGGCGCAGACGCTCGCCTACGTGCGGCAGCGCTCGTCGCTCGCGTTCGACCTCACGGTGCGCGAGTTCGTCGCCCTCGGCCGGATGCCGCACCGCAGTTGGCTGGCGAGCCCGTCCGCAACAGACCGCGCCGCCGTGGCCGACGCGCTCGCCACGACGCAGCTCACCGACCTGGCGGGACGCTCGGCCCGCACGCTCTCGGGCGGCGAGCACCGGCGGCTCCTCCTCGCCCAGGCGCTCGCACAGGACACGCCTACGCTCCTCCTTGACGAACCCACGGCCCACCTCGACCTCCGGCACCAACTCGACCTCGCGGGGCTCCTCCAGCGACTCCACGCAGACGGGCGGACGCTCGTGGCGGCCCTCCACGAACTCGACCTCGCGGCACGGCTCGCCGACCAGATTATCCTGCTGCACGCGGGGCGGCTCGTCGATGCGGGCCCGCCAGCCGACGTTCTCACGCCTGCTCATATCGCCGAGGTCTTCGGCGTCACCGCGACCGTCACGGCATCGCCTGACGGGCTCGACTTCCGCTACGATCTCGACTCAGGCCACAACCTGATGTAG